The Anguilla rostrata isolate EN2019 chromosome 1, ASM1855537v3, whole genome shotgun sequence nucleotide sequence cacacagcaatagcAGATATGTGCCGTGGTAGTCTCAGAGGTCTCACTTTCACCCACAGACATTCTAGATGGTCAGGAACCCTGATACAGGTTAGGGGATGTAATGGAACACAGTCTCTGATGTACAGTGCAACACCTCCACCACGGCGAGTGGTTTGGCATTTGGAAAACAAGGTGTAGCCATCTATACCCAGTAATTCTTCAGGCATGTGGGGAGTAAACTGCAGCCACATCTACATGGTTTTTTATCAATATAGCCTGGAACTCATCAATCTTGTTTAAAAGAGATCTGGGGTTCGAGAAGAAAGTTGGTAACATAGCATGGTTGGATGGTCTATTGTTCACTACCTTGACTTTGATTAGGTTTGATTGTGATTTGTCCCCAGAATTCCTAGATCCATAAAGTTGTGGTCTAGTGAGGTCAAATCTTCTGCTGACAACAGTCCTAATCTTGCGCAAAATGTTCTTACCCCCTCTACGTCCTCTTTTCCTGGTTGATATCCGTGCCACCCCTTCTTTGCTTAGGATTTTTCTCAGCCGAGGGCTTACTGGAGGGGCAGATTGTTTGAGCCTCTTGAGGAATTCCATAGAGTACTTTAAGACAGGTGCCGTTTCTGCCATTACTTCACAAAGGATAGGGAACATGTCAACAATTCATTCAAAAAACTGTTCCAAACCAGGTCATTAACAGGACACTCCAACGAGATCAAGCGGATGGCAACTCCAAAGAGAGATATTTATTGGATTTTAGATCCACTTCtccatgcacaaacgcacaagGCAGCCATCTTGGGCGCCATCTTGTTTTAATAATTCCCAAAGAATAggctctgtattttattttaaattgtttagaGACATAAAATCCATTCTCTTTGGCTCTGCTGAACAGGACAGGAAAGTGAAAGTATAATGTGAACACATTATGACGTGGATGAAGTCAAGTCTATAATTTGCATGAGGTTGTATTCTGAATACATGAGTTAAGTCAtgttttactgatttttttttaaactcagtaCTGACTactgagtttttaaaaagcagtaatGACAAAGGATGTAATTGGCAAGGATGGAAactgctgtaaatatttaactCACCAAACCTAAATCCTGATTAGcctaaaacaaaatacagtttGGTGTACAGGCAGAGCACAAAAGTATTTTGTGGTACCGTAGGTCAAGCAAACATATGTCCTGCCCCCTAGTGACTTTGATATTGTATTACACAAAGTTAacgttacattttaaaagcgaAATTGTAAAAGCTAATTTACTTCTAACTAACCTTATGGTGGAAATGATCATTGTTAAATGACTTCAACGattgaaaaaattaaatgattatttcaaaTTCATACTATGTCATTAATAGAGAAAAGTATTTATTAACAGTAGACTTATCATCAAATGTGCGTTTCAGTTATAAATACCTTATAGCAGCTAAATGCCAGGATGAGAAATCAAGAACTGGTTTCAGTCGACAACTCAATTAACTGACAGTTGAGCCACAACCAAAGCCTGCACAAGTATACAACCACAAAGTTCCTATCACaaacattgaaaaatatgtctgcatgtttatctgtaatgaactgaatttcacttctgtttattttttaacatttaaaaataaatgactacTTCTCAAGTATTACTCTTTAAAAACACTGGCTGTCCCTTTTACTTTTGCCACCAACCATTTAGTGAAGGATTTATAGTTTATGGATTAAAATGAGGGATATACTGCACTTTTAATTGATTGAATATGACTGTAATATATTAAACCCTTAAACCCCAGATATTCAATCTAAATGTcaaatttttatataaataatatgtgaGTGCACATTCTTAGCTTTTACTGAAGGGTTTTATATACTTTGGTGTCACCacatagaaattacagcactttttagcCACCCATTATAGAAGATTACCTAAAAGTTGAAAATATTGGTCCACATCATAAAGAGAtacagtgtatgtatgtctaACCTTGGGTAAACAAACAATTTCATAACAGGCCTGCCCTGACCAGGAGCCTCAGTTCTCCTGCAGTCCATCAAAGAGATGGTCCTATTCCTGGCCCACAGAGGAATTCCACAGTAACTGAGTGCAGCTTGTGGCAGTGTTAAAGTGTAAATATTGCTGTAAGGATTACAGACACAGGCCCTGCTTCTACCTCTGCCCTCAGTTATGAAGAATTTAATATACCAGTACAAGTCAGAATATGAAATGATACTACAAGccttgtttctcctgattaattttcctattgaactcaatggaaaaaatgttcagGAGAAAttcttgtagtatctactgcatatctggcagcagcacggtggctTGAGGCTCATtagataccttggacccttgatgacttaaagcgaTTTAGCCAACacatgtgttccatactgtatctagtcccaccccccaattcccatcgGGATCCATTCAAATGTAAAGAGTTATTGTATCGCTTGTACAGTAGGACAACCTAccaataagatatccagactctgatgatgttgataggtcacagacatcaggaagtcatggcatgcaaaggatatgcaaccaaatataaaacatgactcttttatttgacattatgttaatttgtctaaaacactgaaatgggggcctatgtataaaaagtgctgtaattactacatggtgaaaccaaaatgtataagaataccctttaataaaagctctgagtctgcacttttaccacatgtgaattgtttgattgcaaacaaagaaaataaaatattaaatcagaaaaaagcagaaaaatgcaggtgattttaatgttgtggctgatcggtgtatataaATCCATTTGCAAATGCAATTCAACAAAGAATCCACTAATTTCAATTTGCCAAACTTTTAACTGTATTCACACCACCAATGTTAGACATCAAGTTATTGTACCCAAAAGAGTTTGGTGGTGACAACATTGCATCATTGATAGGTGACATGTTTGTTATTTACTTGTTTGTTATTGCAATTACATACGTCAATTATTTGTGGTATCATAAAACCTTTGTGTTTTAATATGCAATGTACTTTGACATAATTATAATGTATTTCATCATTAATTCGTTCTGACTCTGTTCTTTGCTAGGATATTAATGTATGCATCCTGGAgaattacccagaatgctccAACCCACGACTCTTCTACATCATTCCCTATTTCTGTGGACAGCATCCCCAGTGCAGGTAAGACCACACTTCTTGATACAGGGATCAGTTCCATGCAAGGCATGTGTGGATTTGGTTACCTGTATGTAATTTAGAATGCTGCAAACTTCATCTcatttgtactgtgtgtgattcTATCCAAATGACATAAGGATACGCATTACATCCAACTAGGAATCATTAGGTCCAACTTTTCCTGATCAGGAATAGTggcttagaaaaaaaagaaaacaatgacacACTGGCAAAAGAATTCACTGTTACAGACCACCCCTCAAGGAATGTTTGAAAAGATCTTGTTTAGACCATACTCAGATGAAATGTGACGGTGTCAGccactctctgtgtgtgctAGCATTAGTGACTCAGTACGTGTTGCATGTGGTGGACAGGGAGCCTGGCGAGTGGGCTCTAGAGCGAGCCAAGCGGAATGTTCTAGAGACCTACCTGCTGGTGGGGGTGCTGGAAGAGCTGGAGGAtgtgctgctcctgctggaGCGCCTCCTACCGCACTTCTTCACCAACGTGCTGAACATCTACAAGAGCCCAGGTgatcctcctctctttctcctttcagTTGTTCTGCTTCCCTtagctctctccctcctttcagTCCACTGATCTCTAAGTGCTTCCTCCCTTCACTGTTATATAAACTGACATACTATGcatatatattataaaacaacCATGCTGTTAtacagtctgtgtctgtgtgcacttctgcccagtccttgcttgtctgcctttgtttgttattgtagAAAGTGTTCaggatgtttctgggtgtgacccttttttctttgtgggctgtatctgaaaagcatgtgaccaacagaagaagaagaataaaaagaggaaatacatGGATGGCTACAGTGCACAGTGGTGCAATTCACCTGGCTTTTGGAGAGATAGGGTCACCTAGGTGACTAACCTAACCAACCAAGTGGCTGGTCAGTGTTCAGTAGCGTTAGGTAGGTGCTGttattagctaactaaattcaGTTGTGTTTGGCAACGTTAGCTGGCTGGCCATGATATCCCAAGACATCAGCTATTGGTCCGGTATTTTACACTTCTCTTATGGGCTATCTTTAGCAAGGAGTCCACCAGTCTCAAAATCCTACTATCCTGTATGTTAGGTAGGATTTTTCTGGATATTACTGTAGTTCGACTGCATGTTGAAGTTGGAGTTTTTGCTATTGTATGTATCGGTTGAGGATTTTGGCATACTTGTATGAATGCAGCTATTGCTGTATTTTTGAAAGAGACATGATTCCATCAGTCTGCAATACGATTTTATAAAGCTACTGACATGGCTAGCCAAATATAGTTGTTTTGTCGGTGCATGAGCTTCCTCATCTAGGGGGTGCAGGTGTAGTTGAGAACAGAGGAGGAGCTATTTTTGTTTGGAACACAGGAGCGAAGCAAGGAAAAAagtcctgcatagtatgccttttatatattttatttagcataTGTATGAAGTTCCTTGTTTGGAAGTGGCTTCACTTAAAATAAATGGCATCTCGACTGTAATATGATATTCCAAAATGCATTGTTATTGTTCTGTCTTTACATGCTAACCATGGGATGATAGAGTATGGATGATAGGTTTATATTTAGGTTACTGCTTCTTTTGGGTTTTAGAAGCAATCAGGGAGAGTTTAGCTGTTGGGTTTCTGCATTTCTGGTGTTGCATTTTCTGAGATCCAAGTCTGTCCAAGTCTGAGAATTGAGGCTAGAAGGCCAGAATTCAGGAAGCAATAAAATGCAAGCAttcgtttttttcttcatcataaCATTTTGTCAATCATGAAAATGaactgagctgtgtttgtgaggcAGAATAACTTGCATTTGCAACTAAAAggtcaaatgttgattgaatccaagcgTAAGGTTTTGTTCATTAATGCCCCAACAATTTCATTATCATCCCACCTTCCAGGTCTGCTGCgaacaccaaaaaaacaaaaacaaattgagaAAGGTAGTTTTGATTCCACGGGTAGCTTTCACTTTGGATTCTGAACTGTAGATACTGGTAAGAAAGTGTTTCCTCTTAGTTATTTATGCAGGATCAATAGCCTCATACATGGACTTCTTTAGTGGAAATTGCTTGCTTCTTCAACCAaccaataaatcaatcaactAGTCTTTTGTATACTGCCATCTATAAACAAAATGTtacccaaattattttttttccaaatgggATCaaataacatggaaaaaaaaatcatttgcacCAATGTGGCGGAAAACTGGGAATTTTTCCAAAGATTTCCTGATCACTAAAAAGGAGATGTCATGTTGAAGTTCAAAATGGTTGGATGCAGAGAATAActcattaaatattaacttcTTGGAGGCAATACACACACTCGTTTTATGGGTGACTGTGAAGGAATTGTTGACCTTAGATCAGTGCAGGTaccattcctttttttatatgtttgttATCCTATCAGCTGTGTCCAATATGCATACAAAATAAGGAatgaaataacaacaaaacaaagaaaaactaagtttttaataaaaatgagagaGCTACTACAGGAAAAGAACCTTGATTTTTGGTGTGACACCATGATGATGTGTGAGGGAAAAGAAACAATGTGACATATTGCTATGACCTTCATCGACTTTGGCTTTGTGACAGTTGGCACATTGCTGCTGATTCCAGATTGAAGGCACACTAAACAAGGAGTTTATGTGCAGTGCAGTCCAtaggtatttggacagtgacccactcatttttgttttggatctgtactccagcagactggcttttaaatgaaatgataaatatgaggttaaagtgcagactgcacTAATTTAGGGGTTTTACATCCATATtcagtgatccatgtaggaattacagccatttttatgcaTAATTACTCTAATTTAGGAGACTCAAAGTAGGTGGACCGATTAAcgtaatcttaaataaagtggTCATACTGTATTTAGTGCTTGGTTGAAAATCATTTGCATTCAATGATTTCCAAAAGTCTGTTGACCATATACATCTCCAGACACTGGgaatcttccctggtgatgtcctgcctggcctgtactgcagccatcttcaggaactctttttttctgggtatttttgccttcagtcttgtcttcagcgaGTGTAATGCATGTTCAATTAGATTCAGGTTgtgtgattgacttggccaatCAGGAACATACTGTAGTTGCcaaaggatttattttttgatcaCTTTCGTTATATGTGAGTGCGCACTCccatttctctttattttatgtcattttgggATATTGCAGCACCGGTAATTCAATTATTCTTGAGCGCAGGTTAATAATCATCAGCTGGCAATCAGGAACATTCccctttttggccctgaaaaactccttggttgcttaagcagtgtgttttgggtcactGACTTGctgctgtttatttcatttttaccacacaaacacctttattttttaagttggcCCAGTGTAAAATTCTTAGTTACATGAACTTGGTCATTTTGATGTATTTAGAATGGAATCATGTTTTGTTAGTTGAACAGCACAATGagttaatataatttatttatggttTCTGTGCCAACATAAAAGTCTTGTTACTGGAACTTGTAGTCCATAGAACTTGAACCTTGAAAGTTAAGAACTTGAAAGTGGTAACCTAATTAGTTACTGAAGAATTTTTACTTTGAAGAAccaaaactttttaaaagaatagaATCAACCAAACCTTCTGTTAGCTTTTTTTGTGATGATGGAACAACACAcaactggccaagaaacagaTGTGCCGCCAATTATCCAATTACTTTTTGTCCCCGAAAATGGGACTGTGTATagaaaaggctgtaattcctacacagatcacctgatatggatgtaaatgccctcatTTTAAAGCAGATAGTCTTCactttattcattgtttcatttcaaattcaatgttctggagtacagaatccaaaccaagaaaaaaaattgtgtcactgcccaaatgcttacggactgcactgtatggGAGCACAATTTCTTTTTTGAGGTGATGATGTGAGTTTTGGGGTTTAATGCACTCCCAAAGGGGATCAGGTGATCTCATGCATTTCCTCTGTCTTTAGAGCTGTGCTCAGCTGGGCCCACATGTAAGTCATGTTGTCATGGTGAgctcacacaaaacattttctctttggctgcactgcatttcctgtgttctgttGCCCCTTGAATACAGACCATATGAAACATTGccagacacactcatactcactaAAGGAGTACAAAAGGACTTAAACTTTTCACCTCTTGAGAAATTCATTTGTCCACTAAAATTCCAGCTTATCCCACTGGAAActgttttttctgaaaatacaaGGTCAGTCAACTTACAATGTGCAGAATTTCCTTTCATCTGCACTGTCTAGTTGTGATCACTAGGAGGGAGTAATGGCACAGCCTTGAGGTTCATGAAGGTTCATATTGATCATGTCTGCAGTTCTCTCATGTCTTCAGATTACCCTTTGATTAAGTACTTTGGCAGagctacagtgctgtgaaaaagtttttgcgccttcctgatttcctattATTTGtcgcactgaatggtttcagatgttTATACAAGATGatatattagacaaagggaatgATGGtttggggatgctttgctgcctcggggCCTGcatgacttgccattattgaaggaaccatgaattctgctctgtaccagaagaTTCTTAAGGAAAATGTCTGGTCGtctgtccgtgagctgaagctgaagtgtaattgggtcatgtagcaagacaatgatccaaagcacaaaagcaagaaaaggtctgaatggctgaaaagaaactaaattaaacttTTGGAATGGCCatgtcaaagtcctgacttgaaccctaTTGAGCTGCTGTGGCACCTGAAACGAGAAGTTAATGCtcgaaaacctaccaatttatTGGAAATAACGCAGTTCTGCAAAAAAGAGTaagctaaaattcctccacagcgatgtaAATGGATGTTATCAAATCATAggaagcattttatttcagttatttgtgACATGGTGTGTTGGTAGGACTCAAACGCAGACTCAGACAGGTACTGTTCAACTCAAAGAgatatatttattacaaaataaggCAGACAAAACCGGACTGGATTCCGATAGGACAGAACTGGATTCAGGCAGACAGGACTGGACCGGACTCAGGCTGGACGAAGCTGGGCTCAGGCAGACTGGACCGGATAGGCTTCAGGCAGACTGAAAAGGTTAGTGAACTTCGGGCAAACAAGAACAggctcagacagacaggacaggtTACAGAACCTCGGGCAGGCAGAACAGGCACAGGCAGACTGGACAGGTTGGCAGAGCTTCGGGCAGGCAGAACAGGCACAGGCAGACTGGACAGGTTGGCAGAGCTTCGGGCAGGCAGAACAGGGGAAGAGCGAGACAGGGGGCacgacagactgacagacaatAGACAAGACTAGGGAACACACAAGCAGACTGGATGAACAGGAAGGATCGGGGCACAGGTAGACGGGTAAGCTGGAATTCTACCATCCTgtcggttttcatttcaaccataatttggcacacctgcgtctactaattagcagccaCAAGCAGCAACACGATCTCTAGCTattgatgtgtgttttgttagggtgGAAGTGTAAACCcgcagccctgttcctggtagatctccaggaacagggctgggcagcccttaTTTATACAATTGTCAGTCTTAGGTAATACCCTGTATATGTAAGATCGCTGTCTGCTAAGTTCATGCAGTTACATATGTTTGAGTTCCTGTGGTTCTCAGTCTTTGGCCTCTGTGTGTCGGTCTCCATAGAGTACAAGAGGATGGGGAACATGACGGGCACAGTGCAaaagcacacacccaccctggAGGCCCTGCAGGTGCTTTACCAACGCATGAAGTATGAGTATGACTTTTACGCGTTCGTTAGAGACCAGTTCCACCTGCTGAAAAGGAAAATCGGGCTAAGGTCTGTTTCCCACCCACCGCACCGCCCCAAAATCCTGATGAATGCACAACCTAAAACCCAGGAGCCtctggaagaggaagaggaggaggaagaagaagaggaggaggaggaggaggaggaggaggaggaagaggacaccCACAACTGGCTGATACAGCCCTGACTGTTAGCGTGGAAGTGGTGGGCACAGCTTGTAGCAGTGTCTCCACCCTGTTTGTTTTCGCCCATGGATAATACTAATTTTTATGGGTGGCTTTTCTCATGGAAGGGACACAAGCGTTTGCCAATGTGTGCAAAGAGCTGCTTGGAGAAAGGACcttgtaaaatgttttcaattgtaTATTTTTGAAGATGCAAGGGACAGTCCAATCACAATGTCTCCAGAGGAGATGTGTGAGATACGCATACAGTGATATGAATATTAGCTGTTTCCAGTGACACAACAAATGTTACAGTGAGAAGGCCAAGGACAGCCATGAGGACAAATGCTTGAGCCTGTAAGATGTGAAGGAAGTCATTTTACTGGCAAACACTATACAAATGTCATAGGACCTGTGTCAATGTCTCGAAATAAGGTAACATTACATGTCTATGGGCTGTATAAACTTTGTTATTGTTCAAGCTAAGACTGAATCAACCAGTAAGAGCAGTTACATTAATTCCCAGTGCTTATTTATCGTTAGAGGTTTAATTGAGGGGTGGCATTTCTTACCACAGCTCAGCAGTTATTGAATGTATTTGTAAAGTTTATGCCACATCCTGTTGAGGAACTTGTTCTCGTTGCAGTGATGCATCTGATCATGTCTGGTCCACACTACTGTGGACAGTGGCTGGACACCTGAATGAATACTGAATGAATAACTGACCTCACCATGGGAGGGGGGCTCTATGTTGATGGTGTATCCCCTGCATCATTGCTCAATAGTGACCACTCTGGTCAAATGGGCCCCTATGATCTGACTGTGGAAGCTGCATCCCCATCATGGCAGCTGCAGAATAAaggtgaaaactgaaaacatgatGTTCCGTGATGTGGTGCTTGGCCAAACAGAGTATCACTAAAGCAAAGGGAATGTGTGACCACATTTTATTAAGCTTATGTCAAAGCAAGTAGACACCAGCATTAAATCCCCTATCTTCCTCTATTCATAATTACACTTGCTTCTTACTTGTAGTGGGATTTAGATTTTGCATACCTTAAATCTATGAATGttcatatatacataaacacagacacgtGTTTATGTGTATATGAACATTCATaaatttttatgtaaaatagaATGTGTATTTTCATTGGTAATTTTGCAAGCACTCATCTCATTTTACTAACACATATTTTAGTGATAACACCATCATTGCTTTTCTTCCATGGATGTACATCCTTCACCAAACATTACACCTAATTTAACAGAAGTGCAAATTTAAGTTAAATACAGAATAATGTTTGAATTTAACACTTAACACATCTTCATATAATTTTCTATGAGCCATTTCTGTGATTGTGTGAATTAGGTGCCCAACCAGAAGAGATTATTACCATTAAGCCTGCAGGTAAAAGCAGCAGTAGCTGGAAGTGTCAGTTAGAACCCACAAAGTTTCAGTGACATCAAATGCTGTCTAAGAATACATTTAATACTAAATTGACGttttacatgaaaaacaaagttcAGAGTACATATTCAAGATTATAGGTCCATTTAGATGcttagcaggtgctcttatctagagtgactttcaaagtgcatttgaaaaagtaaaGCAAGGTAAAGCAAGCTGTCATAGCAAGCATAGCAGATGCAAGAAGGAGTTTGATGGTAtagtgcagggctgcccaatccggTTCCTGAACATCTACTGTCCTGTCGGTTTTtatttcaatcctaatttggcatacctgattctactaattagcagatCAAGTagatctttagctgttgaatggggtgcactttgttggggttggaatgaatgaatgaatgaatgaatgaatgaatgaaaaactacaggatggtagatttccaggagcaggattgggcagccctggtataGTGTTAAAAGTAGCAAAAGGGATTTTATAGTATAgtgcaggggtgtccaatcttatccaaaatgggccgatgtgggtgcaggtttttgttctagcccagcactaagacacctgattctacttatcaaggtcttgattgaagatcgtgattagcaaattactgtagttgaatcaggtgtcatagtgttgggctaaaacaaaaaccagcacccacacTTTTTTGTTAAACCTCAATCAATAAAAGTTGTTGTGAAAGCATTCGCTGAAGCTTCCCaaattttttccttaaaatgaTGGTTGTAACAAAAAACAAGTTTACACTTCGGGGCCAGGACGAAGTCTGCAAACTGGTCTAGATTACTGTTTATTTCAATGATGTCTGGTTTATATTGGtctagaccagtggtctccaaccctggtcctggagagctacagggtctgctgtttttcatagtgactctgcacttcatgaatcaattagtgcagttgattacacagttaattcaactcacctggtgtcttgggtctcaagtGGGTGctaattttaaggtgaaaacaaaaaccagaagaccctgtagctctccaggaccaggggtgGAAACCACTGGTCTAGACAGTGACTTGTGCACCACTGGACAGTCAGAGTCgtgaggggggtgggagctCGATCAGGCTCTCCCTGACCAACTTCAGTGCCTCCAGTGCCATACCCCAGCTGAAGGACACTCCCCACCCTGCGTGGCCGTAGTTGTGCACCACGGGCACCCTTCGGCCTGCTGGCGTTTCCAGCAGCACCTTCTTCAGGCAGGGGCTTGCCCTGCCGGGCCTGAGGCCCACCAGCTCGCCCAGGCGCACGGCCTCCCTGAGCGACGGCTCCAGCCGGCAGCAGCGCTCCAGGATGGCCTCGCTTTCACCCTTGTCAGCCGCCAGCCTCCAGTCGCCCACCTGCCGGGTGCCCCCCACCTTGACGCTGTCCCGGCCAGGATAGATATAGGTGTGCCCGTCACTGTCCCGGATGAAGTGCTTGAGCCAGGGGGCATGGACCCTGAGGATCTGCCCTCGGACAGGGTGCACCCCGCTGTCCCCTGCCAGCACCCGAGCTCCCAGGCCAGAGCAGTTCACCACTATATCATAGTTATGGCACAGCTCCTGGAGATCTGACACTCTGCCCTTTTTGAGCAGACCCCTGGCCCTTTTAAACCTGTAGGAATAGGACCCCAGACCTAAGTAAAACGCATGTTTCATGAGGCTCAAATATGAAAGTACACATGCagaattttcaatgaaaaacaaatgtt carries:
- the ddo gene encoding D-aspartate oxidase, which encodes MQRTRVVVVGAGVVGLSTAVCIAEALPSCSVTVLADRFTPDTTSDVAAGIVMGGAPIPDIPLQQQHRWFKDTFDHLLEIARSQQASEAGVLLSSGWQIFREVPSERRPFWADDVLGFRFMTDAELKGFPQYKFGQAFTTVKCECPIYLPWLEKRFKRARGLLKKGRVSDLQELCHNYDIVVNCSGLGARVLAGDSGVHPVRGQILRVHAPWLKHFIRDSDGHTYIYPGRDSVKVGGTRQVGDWRLAADKGESEAILERCCRLEPSLREAVRLGELVGLRPGRASPCLKKVLLETPAGRRVPVVHNYGHAGWGVSFSWGMALEALKLVRESLIELPPPSRL